Sequence from the Pontibacter pudoricolor genome:
TTATGATTGAGGGGGAGGAAGAAGTGGGCTCCTCTAATCTGGCAACTTTTGTTAAAAGCAATAAGGAAAAGCTGGCTGCTGATGTGATCCTGATTTCGGATACGGGCATGCTGGCAAATGATACGCCCTCTATAACGACAGGCCTGCGCGGCATGAGTTACCTGGAAGTAGAAGTTACCGGACCGAACCGCGACCTGCATTCCGGTTTATACGGTGGCGCTGTGGCTAACCCGATCAACATCCTTTGCCAGATGATCGCATCGATGCATGATGAGAACAACCACATAACTATACCGGGCTTTTACGATAACGTAGTTGAGCTGAGTGCCGAAGAACGTGCAGAAATGGCCCGTGCTCCTTTTAGCCTGGAGAAGTATAAGAAGGCACTTGACCTGAGCGACATACACGGCGAAGAAGGCTACACCACTATGGAGCGCAACTCTATACGACCTACACTGGATGTGAATGGTATCTGGGGTGGTTACATTGGCGAAGGCGCTAAAACAGTAATTCCGTCAAAGGCTTTTGCCAAGATCTCGATGCGTTTGGTACCTGACCAGACATCTGAAGAAATTACGGAGAAGTTTACCAGGCATTTCGAAAGCATTGCTCCGGCCAGCGTTAAGGTTCTGGTTAAGCCGCACCACGGCGGTGAGCCGGTTGTAACGCCAACCGATTCGGTAGCCTATAAAGCAGCTTCGAGAGCCTACGAAGAAACATTTGGTGTAAAACCTATACCTGTGCGCAGCGGCGGTTCAATTCCTATAGTTGCCATGTTCAAATCTGAGCTGGGCCTGGACTCTGTACTGATGGGCTTTGGGCTTGACAGCGACGCGATACACTCGCCTAACGAGAGCTTTGGTGTGTTCAACTATATGAAAGGCATCGAAACGATACCGTTGTTCTATAAATACTATGCTGAAATGAGCAAATAACTATAACTGCCAACTATAAAAAATCCCCGGCGCTACTATAGCACCGGGGATTTTTAGTTTAAACTGCCTGTAGTTTAGCAGCTATTCGTTTCAGATTATCTTGCTGATGGTATTGTTAAACCCAGCGTGAACATAATGGTAGAGTGACGCGCATTGGTTACATCACCGTTAAAGTTAACGTCTTCATCCACGAAATCGCTGAAGCTGCCATTATAACGCACACCTAAGTTAAGGCTGTTACCCAGCGCAAAACCGACACCGGCACCATAACCAAACTCAAATTCTTTTAAGCCTTCCTTGTCTTTTTCATCACGTGAGGTAGACTGAAGGTTTCCATCCAGGTATGTTTTGGTTTCGTTATTAACACCTATTAAGTAAGATGCCTGCGGACCGGCTTCGAAGTACAACGGACCGGCTTTAATTTTAGCTAATACCGGCAGATCCAGGTAGTTATAGTTTACCTTACCAGTTCGCTTATAGTTTACACCACCTACTACAAATTCAGTATCGGCATTTTTGAAACCTTTCTGAGAATAAAGCAACTCGGGCTGAATAGAGAAGAAGTTATCAACTATACCAATGTTGTAGGTAATACCGCCATGGAAGCCCCACTTATTTTCGAAGTTATTTTCGTTACGAAGATCGCCGGAAAGGTTGGACATGTTTGCACCAGCTCTGATACCTATACCTGATTGTGCCTGTACAGCAGTAGCGCCTGCAAATAACATTGCACCTATAATAAATAGCTTTTTCATGTTCTTAAGTTTTAGTTTTGTAATCTCTAACGTGCCTTATACGGCAATTATGATGTTTTTAATTCCGAATTCTTAATATTTAACAAATTGGGCGCGCAAGTGGCTGAGGTTTAACTATAAAAAATTTTGCCTTTCGCCAATTGCACTGATTGCAATCTGATATCCCCTTTACAACAACAATGCCAGAATATAGTTTAGCCCTATATAGAATGGTTTTATATATTCTTTTGAGATCAACTTCCGGAGGTGGCTATAAAAAGTAAAAGCCTGACCGAGGTCAGGCTTTTTTCCATAGTTTTAAGTTGTACTAAGGCAAATTATCTGCTTGTGAAGGTATAACCCAGCGACAACATAAATACATCGTTATACACTTTTGCATCACCTTCATCATATATTTTTGAAATGTCGGAGTTATAGCGCAGGCCTATACTTACACCCATTGGCGTACCAACTCCAATACCGGCTACATAACCTAATCCTGTTCTTCTAAAATCTGGTTTAAATAAGGCATCATCTTCTAAGTTATCACCAACATTAACCGATAACTGAGGACCAGCTTCAAAATAAAGCAGGCCAGTGTTAACACGGGCTAAAACTGGTATATCAACATAATACAGTCTCAGGTCATCACCTGTTCCTTTTGCTCCTTTCATAGAGAAAAGTGCCTCAGGTTGAACAGAAAAAAAGTTATCACTGGAAACCGGGATGTTTGCCGTTAAGCCTGCATGTGCACCGAATATTCTGTCTGTATTTTGTGGAGCATTATCTCCCCTGAAATCTGAATAGTTAGCACCAACCCGCAGACCAAACCCAACCTGAGCCTGTGCCGAAATAGTTGTTACCAAAGCAAAGACAAATAATAAGAGTAATTTTTTCATTTTTTTAATTCAGTTAAGTGTTACAAACAAGCCACTCTCGTAGCCTGATGTAAGCCTATTACGGATGGTTCTGATAAAAGTATGGGAAAACTGTTTTGATTTGAGGCAGGAGGGTGGCTATTTGGGCAGACGCCAAACTATAGTGCACGAACAAAACAACGCGACACCTTAAATTGATGTCGCGCTGCATATAATGTTTGTAATTAAGTATTTATAGTTGGTTAAAACAGGCCTAAGCTGCCCAGCCTTCGCGGTCTAAACTGCGGTACTGAATAGCCTCTGCCAAATGCTCAATTTTTATTTCAGGAGAGTCAGCCAGGTCGGCTATAGTTCGGCTTACTTTCAGGATGCGGTCGTAGGCCCTGGCCGAAAGCCCCAGGCGTTCCATAGCGGTTTTCAGTAAGGTTCTGCCGGCTTCGTTTATCTGGCAAATGTCTTTTACCATCTGCGACGGCATCATGGCATTAGAGTGTATCTGCGGAAAATCTTTAAAGCGCTCCTGTTGCACGGCTCTTGCCTGCACCACTCGCTCGCGAACTGTCGTGCTGTCTTCTGATTTACGGGTAGCTGTCATTTCGTCAAAGGTAACCGGCGTAACCTCTACGTGCAGGTCGATGCGGTCTAAGAGCGGTCCGCTTACTTTGTTCAAATAACGCTGCACTACACCCGGTCCGCAAACGCATTCCTTCTCCGGATGATTATAGTAGCCGCACGGGCAGGGATTCATACTGGCCACCAGCATAAAGTTAGCCGGAAAATCTATCGTTGTTTTTGCCCGGGATATAGTTACCCGTCGTTCCTCCAAAGGCTGTCGCATCACTTCCAGCACAGTGCGTTTAAATTCCGGCAATTCATCCAGAAACAAAACTCCGTTGTGCGATAAAGAGATTTCGCCGGGCTGTGGTACGCCACCACCACCTACAAGTGCTACATCTGATATAGTATGGTGCGGAGAGCGGTAAGGGCGTGTTGTTAATAAGGAGGATGCTTCGCCTAGTTTGCCTGCTACCGAATGTATCTTAGTAGTTTCCAGTGCTTCGTGCATCGAGAGTGGCGGAAGGATAGAAGGCAGTCGTTTTGCCAGCATGGTTTTACCAGCGCCCGGAGGTCCGATCATGATTAAATTGTGACCGCCGGCTGCTGCAATTTCCAGGGCGCGTTTAATGTTTTCCTGCCCCTGCACATCGGCAAAGTCTGCGGCATACTGGTCTACCTGGTTCTGGAACATTTCGCGGGTGTTTATCACCATTGGCTCAATCTCCAGCCTGTTATCCAGAAAATCTATCGCCTCCTGTATCGTCCTGACAGCAATCACATCCAGGTTGTTAACTATAGCTGCCTCGTTGGCGTTCTGGGCGGGCAATATAATTCCTTTAAAACCTTCTTTGCGGGCTTGTATGGCAATTGGTAATACTCCTTTAATTGGCCGCAATTCCCCATCCAGCGACAACTCACCCATGATCATGTACTGCGAAACCTTATCAGGAGCTATCTGGCCTGAGGCAGCCAGAATACCCATCGCTATAGTCAGGTCGTAGGAGGAGCCTTCTTTACGGATATCGGCAGGAGCCATGTTGATGACTACTTTCTGGCGGGGCATTTTATAGTTGTAATGCTTTAGTGCGGCCTCAATACGCTGTTCGCCTTCTTTAACTGCATTGTCGGGTAAACCAACCAGGAAATATTTTGTGCCTGCACTTACGCTGACCTCTACCGTTATAGTGTAGGCATTTACGCCCTGCACGGCACTGCCAAATGTTTTAATGAGCATACTTTCTGATAAGGAAGTATAAGTTGATATTGATTTGAGCCGGAACACTTGCTACGGAAAATAAATTCCGGTTTTTGCTGTTGCCGGTAAAGATAATCAGTTACAGGCTTTTGCGGGCAAACCGTAATGCTGAAATGTTACTGATTGCTATAGTTCTGTCAAAGCTATTATCTGTTTAACCGGATGAGGTCAGGGTAGACAGGAAGGTAGGAATTGGTTACATTCTCTCCTTTCTGGTGAATGGTGATAGCGGTGCAGGTACTATCCGGAGTTGTGATTTCGAATGCTATGCCTGCCGGAGTATCATCAAAAATATAGGTGCGCTGTTGCTGCGGATTAAGATAGTAGGCGATTGGCTGTAATATATGATGTTGCCTTATAGTTGAGATGTTATTTCCAATACCTACATTTTCTATAGTTTTAAAGCTGGGCGAGTTTACCCGGATCTGGCGGGCAAGCAGGTCTTCCGGGCCGCCGTCAAAATTTCGGGAAAAGTATACCGCTACATAATTCTGTTTATGCCGGCCCTTACCAAGCCAAAAGGATAAGGCTTTGCCCATGGCAGCATCTCCACTATCAGGTTGTCCCAATGTACTGGTTATCTTTTCCGCCGTTTCTCCCAAACTTATCTGGCCGATGCGCTGCCCGGGCACGATCAGGAATGCAGAATCAAGAGCAGGTGTAGCAACTATAGTTTCGGGTTTGGAAGGTGTTGTATCAGATGGTGATGTTTTATTAGTTGCTTCCTGAGGGTGTTCAGTTTCAGCAGTTCTTGTTCCGCTATCTGAGCAGGATAGAAACGTGAGTATAACTATAGCTATTAAAAAGTACCGCATAAAAATATAGGGATAAAGGCTGCTCAAACTATAGCAGGCTTTTATCCCTATACGTGCCAGTGTTGCCGGCGTATAAACTAAAATGTCTAGGTCAGTTGTTTTTCGAGGAGCAGGATAAGGATATGTATAACCTTGATATGGATCTCCTGTACGCG
This genomic interval carries:
- a CDS encoding dipeptidase — protein: MNNYISENKDRFLNELLDMLRIPSVSADPKFKQDVLRTAEFVKERLGEAGADKVELCETAGYPIVYGEKIIDPSLPTVLVYGHYDVQPADPYELWNSPPFEPVIKDGKIYARGACDDKGQMYMHVKAFEVMMRNNALPCNVKFMIEGEEEVGSSNLATFVKSNKEKLAADVILISDTGMLANDTPSITTGLRGMSYLEVEVTGPNRDLHSGLYGGAVANPINILCQMIASMHDENNHITIPGFYDNVVELSAEERAEMARAPFSLEKYKKALDLSDIHGEEGYTTMERNSIRPTLDVNGIWGGYIGEGAKTVIPSKAFAKISMRLVPDQTSEEITEKFTRHFESIAPASVKVLVKPHHGGEPVVTPTDSVAYKAASRAYEETFGVKPIPVRSGGSIPIVAMFKSELGLDSVLMGFGLDSDAIHSPNESFGVFNYMKGIETIPLFYKYYAEMSK
- a CDS encoding porin family protein, which produces MKKLFIIGAMLFAGATAVQAQSGIGIRAGANMSNLSGDLRNENNFENKWGFHGGITYNIGIVDNFFSIQPELLYSQKGFKNADTEFVVGGVNYKRTGKVNYNYLDLPVLAKIKAGPLYFEAGPQASYLIGVNNETKTYLDGNLQSTSRDEKDKEGLKEFEFGYGAGVGFALGNSLNLGVRYNGSFSDFVDEDVNFNGDVTNARHSTIMFTLGLTIPSAR
- a CDS encoding porin family protein encodes the protein MKKLLLLFVFALVTTISAQAQVGFGLRVGANYSDFRGDNAPQNTDRIFGAHAGLTANIPVSSDNFFSVQPEALFSMKGAKGTGDDLRLYYVDIPVLARVNTGLLYFEAGPQLSVNVGDNLEDDALFKPDFRRTGLGYVAGIGVGTPMGVSIGLRYNSDISKIYDEGDAKVYNDVFMLSLGYTFTSR
- a CDS encoding YifB family Mg chelatase-like AAA ATPase — encoded protein: MLIKTFGSAVQGVNAYTITVEVSVSAGTKYFLVGLPDNAVKEGEQRIEAALKHYNYKMPRQKVVINMAPADIRKEGSSYDLTIAMGILAASGQIAPDKVSQYMIMGELSLDGELRPIKGVLPIAIQARKEGFKGIILPAQNANEAAIVNNLDVIAVRTIQEAIDFLDNRLEIEPMVINTREMFQNQVDQYAADFADVQGQENIKRALEIAAAGGHNLIMIGPPGAGKTMLAKRLPSILPPLSMHEALETTKIHSVAGKLGEASSLLTTRPYRSPHHTISDVALVGGGGVPQPGEISLSHNGVLFLDELPEFKRTVLEVMRQPLEERRVTISRAKTTIDFPANFMLVASMNPCPCGYYNHPEKECVCGPGVVQRYLNKVSGPLLDRIDLHVEVTPVTFDEMTATRKSEDSTTVRERVVQARAVQQERFKDFPQIHSNAMMPSQMVKDICQINEAGRTLLKTAMERLGLSARAYDRILKVSRTIADLADSPEIKIEHLAEAIQYRSLDREGWAA